The genomic interval TAAAATGCTTGaggtctgataatggtggtgagtatattgatggtgggttcaaggagtactgtgcaactcagggtatcagaatggagaagaccattcctgggacaccacaacaaaatggagttgctgaacgtatgaacagaaccataaataagcgtgctagaagcatgaggctgcacgctgggctaccacctactttctgggcagatggagttagcactgcagtatacttgataaacagagggccatcagttcctttggattgtggattgcctgaggagacttggagcgggaaagaggtcaaattttctcatcttaaaatatttggttgtctttcttatgttcttattgattctgatgctcgtAATAAGCTTGAGGCCaagtcaaggaaatgttatttcattggctatggagacgaggcatttggctatcgtTTCCGGGATGATCAGTgtcggaagattataagaagcagaaatgtgatcttcaatgagaagattgtgtACAAAGACAAGTCTAGTACAATTGCTGAAGAAGCAACTCAGGAgtttgagtttgtgagtttggatgatctACCAGAGGTCACAGTGCAGTGCAGAGATGTGAGTGACGGGGAGAGTGGGTCCAGCACACCCATTCCCATTATTCCGCAGTCAGATCCAGAGCCGTCCACTCCAATAGCTGCAGTTCGCAAGTCAGGTAGGACTATTCGTCCTCCACAGCGTTTTTCACCTTCTTTGAATTACATTTTgttgacagatggtggagaaccACAGAGTTACTAAGAAaccttgcaagatgaaaattctagcaagtgagagttggccatgaaggatgagatggattccttgttaGGGAATCAGACATGGGAGTTGACAAAACTTCCATCAGGGAAGAAGACATTGTacaacaagtgggtgtaccgggtgaaaactgagcatgatggcagtaagaggtacaaggccagacttgttgtaaaaggctttcaacAGAAACAGGGCATTGACTATTCTGAGATTTTTTCTCCTGTGGTAAAAATCACAACCATCAGGCtagttttggctatggttgttgctgaagatctatttcttgagcagttagatgtgaagacagcttttcttcatggagatcttgaagaagacatctacatCCACCAACCTGAGAGGTTTGTGGTACAGGGAAAGGAAGGTTCAGTTTGCAGATTAAAGAAAagcttgtatggcctgaaacaagctcccagacagtggtacaagaaatttgatggTTTCATGTGTAGTGCAGGGTACAGCAGATGTCAGGCAGATCATTGTTGCTATGTCAGACAGTTTGACaattctttcattattttgctgctatatgtggatgatatgctCATTGTAGGGGCtagtattgatgagatcaatagtctgaagaagcagatgtcagagcattttgcaatgaaggatttgggagctgcaaagcaaatccttggcatgagaattgttagagacagagtcagaggcactttgagactctcacaggctgagtatgtgaaaaaggtactcaaCCGGTTTAGtatggacaaggccaagtcAGTTGGCACACCCTTAGGAAGTCATTTCAGACTCAGCAAGGATCAGgcaccaaagtcagaagaggaacaagactatatgagtaaggttccttatgcctcagctattggGTCAtttatgtatgctatggtttgcactagatcagatattgcccatgcagtgggagttgtgagtagatacatgagtaatcctagaaaacaacattgggaagcagtgaagtggattttgaggtactTAAAAGGCTCCTTagaaacgtgcttgtgtttctcaggagagggcttagaggtgcaaggctatgtagatgctgatttagctggagacattgatagcagaaaaagtaccacagggtttgtttacactctgggtGGTACTGCAGTTTCATGGGGTTCTAATCTATAGAAGacagtttctttgtctactacagaagctgaatatattgcagtttcagaagctgcaaaagagatggtttggatacagggcttcttggaggaattgggtaaaaagaatcagaatagcactctctacagtgacagtaagagtgccatattccttgccaagaacccAACATTTCATTCCAGGACTAAACACATTCAGATCAGGTATCACTTTATACGATCATTGTTGGATGATGGATAGttgctacttgagaaaatttgtggaagtaagaaccctgctgatatgttgacaaagggtgttacacttgagaaactgaagttgtgcgcaacttcaattggtcttctagcatgaagacaggagctgtgagttgcagaggtggaggatatcatgtttgaggcagGGGCGACAATGTGagtgtaccagtctccaagtgggagaattgttgagtatttggagtctggttcacGCCGCTCAAGTGAagcgtctagccgctcgagcgaatacaagtcagagagcttcgctcgaagaGAGCTCGACAGACTACTCGAGCAgaagcaagtcagagaggtttgCTCAATGaccgctcgactcacggctcgagcggagggaagtcagagagcttcgcttaaggagccgctcgactcacggcttgagcgattgcgggaaacaggttcgctcgatgcgggctcgacacgccgctcgagcgaacatcattaattctgctgttttagggtttccgccgtacaacatatatattgagtTGTTTGACTTGTACTGTATGACAGTGAATAGTAGCCGTTCTACaccattgtattgtgattcctcaagtaataaaaatcctctgcagctcccgtggacgtaggcaatttgccgaaccacgtaaatactgtgtcgtgtgtgattgcttgtttttctcgtgtctatattcactttattgtcatcgttttttcACAACACATTCAACCCTGGAAGTTCAAGACATGTGGAACAGGTTGCAGAACTCACCTCAGATTCAAGGCAACGTAATACTGCTGAAAGTGGAACTCGGGATAAATCAAATGTGAGGGATGAGCTTGATCAAGAACaggtaataaatcaataaattgGAATCTttactctcttattttttattttttattttatcaataatataCAACAATTGTTTCTAATGTGGCAATTTACTATGGTTTTCCAACCTATGAAATTTTTGTAGGATTTTGGTGGATTCAAAGAGAAACATGTAGATGAGGGCACTGCTGAAGTGGCAAATGATGCTGCACATCATTTAAGGGCGGAAGAGGAGGTGGATAACGATAGGCGTGAAAATTTCATGAATGATGGGAAGAACAATGATAGTCTTGAAGAGCCCAAGTCGGGGATGTTGTTTAGTTCCAAGGAGGAGCTTTTTGCTTATTATAAACAATATGGGAAACAAACTGGTTTTGGGGTCATGACACAAAGAAGTAAAAAGGAAGTGGATGGGAGTGCCAAATATTTAACGTTAGGATGTGCTCGTGGTGGCAAGGCACAAAATCGAACATCCAATGTTTCTAAGCCACGTCCAACAACAAAGACGAATTGTAAGGCCAAGAGTAATGTGATGTTGGTTGATGGATCATGGCGTGTGACTCCAGTTGAGAATACACACAATCATGCACTAAATTCATTCAAGTCGAAGTTCTTTAGATGTAATAGAAATGTTGATGATGTCGTTGAGAGGCAGTTAGACGAAAACGATGAGATTGACATACAAATGAATAAAAGTTTCGACGAGGTGGTTGAGCTCAAGAATATTCAATTTATAGAGAACGATTGTCGAAATTCTATTGACAAAACACGACACCTTCAACTTGGTAAAGGAGGCGCTAAGGCACTATGTGAGTATTTTGAGAGAATGCAGTACAAGAATGATGGATTCTATGTCATgatggatttggatgatgaTTCGAGACTAAGAAATGTTTTTTGGGCCGATGCACGGAGTAGGGTAGCGTATGAATACTTTGGAGATGTTACGTTTGATACGACTTACCTGattaagagcattagcattggtctatgcatatgtatatgcaaagtcatatttgcataatatggcCCTAATATCCTCTACATTGGCTTGtgcatatccaaatatttagctACCTATGAATAGTatttatccaaatttggataaccACTATTCACTCTACgaatcatattttaatcattatttctctctcctcccactctatcacaatcctttcattttctccctcTTTCAACAACACAATAAATCTTCACTtgcatattcattttattattataatatattatatatttttttttcattttattatatttttaatataatatttaaaaaaattatattttttagtattgcaTTTGTAtgattaatgtcaaatgtatgtagtgaatgctaattgcaaaatatatataaaaaattgattttagcaaaaaattaataataataaaataataatatattattattattttgtctcaaatatgcataagccaatgtgagaattttgcttgaatgacaaagtggatatgcaaaagaggtgattttgcatatgcataaaccaatgctaatgctctaataGTTACAACATGCCCCTTGCACTTATTTTgggtgtaaaccaccatggtTAGTCAATCCTTTTAGGAGTAGGATTGATATCAAGTGAAGATACAAATACTTTTGTTTGGTTATTTCAAACTTGGTTGAAATGCATGGATGAGAGAGCTCCGAACGCTATTATAACTGACCAAGATAGGGCTATAAAAAATGCAATTGCAATCGTCTTTCTACAAACCCGACATAGATATTGTTTGTGGCATATTATGAGGAAACTGCCAGAGGAGTTGGGTTCCCATGCTCAATATAGTCATGAATTGAAAAGTGCCCTGCAACAATGCGTTTATGACTATCAAACTTGTGAGGATTTTGAGAAGTCTTGGGATGTATTACTTAGTACATACAATTTGCATGATCATGCATGGCTACAAAGTTTATACAGTGAGAGAACATATTGGGCACCAGTATATTTAAAAGATGtgttttgggctggaatgagtataACACAACAAagcgagagcatgaatgcattCTTGGAAAATTTGGTGGATTCAGGGTCTACGTTGAAAGAATTTGCTGATAAGTTTGATAATGCATTGAGGAAGAAGGTTGAGAATGAGAATGTGGCGGACTTTAACTCGTTCAAGTACACAATTCCATGTATATCTCATTTATATGTTGAGAAGAAATTACAACAGTTGTACACTAATTCCAAGTTCAAAGAAGTACAACAAGAGATAATGAGGATGATATATTGTAATTCTCATCTTTATAAAACAGAGGGTGCAATTTCAACGTATCAAGTGTCCGATCAAGTACATGATGACTTCATCAAACCGGTTACATTTTCAGTTTACTTTAACGAAGATGAGTGCGAGGCAAAGTGTATATGTGGATTGTTTGAAATGAGAGGAATTTTGTGTAGACATATTCTTACTGTTTTCTCTGCCAAGAATGTGCAATCGTAGTGGACCGGTGGAGGAAGGATCTAAAACGAAGATATACTTTTTTACAAACCAGTTATGATGACTTGAGTGGCAAACCTGATGCCCACAGATATTCCTGTTTGTTAAAGAGATGCTATGAAGTATTAACAATTGCATCGTCAAGTGATGATCATTTTGTTGATATGATGTGCAGTTAGATGTGATGGATGAGAAATACAGTATGGCAAAATTCCACTGATGTCACAACGGGAAAATAAAAAGGGTACTCAGTTCTCATGTAATTAGTGACCAAGGCAGGCGGCCAGTGAAGAGGATGGTACCTAAGTAAAGAAAGTCGTGAAGAGGTTACAAACAGGGAATAAGAAAGCATATGACAACAGAGTTGCAAACGAGAGAAAAGAAACAGGTCAAAACATACCTATGCTATGATAATTTGTCATGCTTTATGCTTGGTTATGCTTATTGTTCAATTATTAATGAAGTAGGCTTGATTATGTTTATTTGTTGTGCTTGTACATTTTTTGAAACTTTAGACATGTCAAGCGACTGAAGAAGGTATATTGGAAACATGTGGAGCTGCATTGGATATGGACAAAGTTTTCCATCGGGGGTTGAGTCACAACATGGTTGTATGATTGGAACACAACAAAGTGTTATCACTCGGGTATACATATgattattcaaagaaatttgGACATATCAAACTGGTACTATGATATTTACCCGTCTTTATATTTGACTACAGATGTACTGTAGGAGAGATGGTAACTTCTGGCAATTGAAGAGTTGGGTCTATTTAAAATTATGCAACTTCTGCTTGTGATTTTTGGGAGCTTTGTCAGTTGCTGCTTTGCTGGGTGTAGCTTAGGCTTGGTTGCAACCATGTTTTGTTGGAGGCTGCTTgttacacaaatatttttattcgtCTGTCTTGATGTCCATCGGATTAAAACTAATGGATAACATTTCACTCTTTCTATGATTTCTGATTGTTATCTGTCATTCATTTTGTTCATTGCTTTGGTGCAATCTGGATTTGTGCTGCACCCGAAACCAATGCATTGTGTATATTGTTTCAGCTTTTTTATCGTCAATGTTCTGATCAATTTGTACTCGGACAAACAATATGACAATTTTCTGTAGTTGACTGGGTAATCTTTCCCCTTATTTATAATAACAGAGGTTATCATAAATTACATGCTACTCTGAAAGTGCATGGCACACCACTGAAAATACAGGAAAATAACACCGCAAAGGGCTGTGAAATATAAACAAGATacatttatttttgataaaataacaAGATACATTTTAGTGTGGTCACAAGTCTGGCACACAGTTTCAGCACAGTAACAGTAGCATACACATAGCAACATACATATTAGCAAGGCAAATTGGGTTTTAATGCACAATGAACAAGATGAATTAGGGCTGATCGGGAGCTGATTTTAATCCTAACATGAAATAATTTATCTCTTGTCCTCAATACAAGCCTTTTGGACGGTGCTTCGCCCACGGTACCATCGTATCGTTAGGCataattgatcttttttttgttgttatttttttacatgtattttttaacacttttaaatatttaaaaaaataaaaaaatcacaatattattaaaaaatacttccttaatcattaagtaaaaaaagaaaaagaaaaatcacaacGATAGAATAGAGCGGTGGATTAGAGTGGTGagagtagcattttccttatgGTCAAACTGATTTTGGAAAGGCATGCAGCGGTGTTTTGTCTTGGAAATGAAAGTAGGATACTgttaagtatttttattttgtattttgaaagTGTATAGTGTCATTGTTCATGATTATTTTCATTTGAGTTAATGGTAGtgtgaattttctttttggatgaTAGTTTTTTATACAAAGACTTTGGGTGTGTTTGGCTAAAGAattagattttaagaaaattctgagaatcttttttggaaaattttgagatgtgatttttattaggttttgtgaAGATAAATAGGTAAatctgaataatttttttaaaaaaatatatttgtatttttaaagtCGATGGATTGAGTTGAAAAGTTGATTGAAACAATAAAGTTGAAATAGAAAACTTCTTTGAGATGGAAAGATGcttaaattaaagttgaaaattttattttaaaaattttaaggcttcgtttggaatataaactcatcattacaactttttcaaatttcaatataaaatataataaacaattcaattttttcaaattctataataataataatattaaaaaataatattctaacaatattttataatctcaactcaactaaattcaacatctaaacgcaacttaaaaattgatgaaaccaatgGATGCAGAGAACACGAACTGTCGCTAGAGCAATATGATCGTCGATTACTTGAaatttgtaagattttgtaCGTAGTTTCTGGTAAGTTTAtgattttcctatatataaaagttttttttctgACTAATCACCGCCGGCTGTAGCCGATCATGCAACTTGGAATTTtgtttttaagcattttttggtaacttattaaatttgaaatttgttgtTCTGGATGCTCTTAAATTTTGGTTCGCATATGGAAAATGTTATCTGTACTCACATGACAATATGTGCTAACGTGTAGATatactgaaaattataaaatttaaaatttgaatttaaaaaaaaaaaactgatcatAAAATGAATATTGTATGTAAATTATAAGTACAGATGATGCTACTCTTCCCATATTAACactatattacaaaaaaaacctaataaaaaacaaacgaaaaaattaactatttacATCTCATGTGATATAAGAACAACCCGGTTTATTACACTGTAATAAAGATTTAAGAAGACGTAAAGTAAAATACTTTCTTATTCCACAATGATCAATTATCAAGGACAACGTATTGCAGGGCAGCTAGAGTCTAGAGATAAAATCAAAGGAGTAAGTAATTAAACAAGTTTGCCCTCTTGGTGTGTCCCTAATataaattgtacttttttttttttttttaatttcaaacataaacattttaaaaaaatataaaaaaaaccgATACACTAGTTATAAAgtaaaccctagcagagcacggaaaatgataaaaacccTCGCAGACCAAAGGTCaagagaaaagggaagaagCTTATGGaattaaagtgaaaaataaaatgtaaagtgTTAATTACATCCATGTATAGTAGCACTATTTATAGGaatacatgaagaaataaaatgacatgtgaCTATCATGTGATACAAAAATGAATAAAGTGAATAAAAGAACAGAATTAtaagaagatgaaaataataagTCTAATTCTTGATACCCCTTTCAAGATGGAGTGTCTATAGAATGAACTCCCATCTTGAAAACTAAATGATGAAATTGTTGAAAACCAGTTAACACATCAACAAGTTGATGACTGGAAGTTAGGTGAAAAGTCTTGACAATGCCAGCTTGAATTTTCTCCTGAATGAAGTGATAATCCAGCTCAATGTGTTTTGTTCGTTTATGGAAGACTAGATTGACAGCTATGTGTAGAGTAGCCTGACTATCACAAACAAGTTGAGCACTATGAGGATGAGAAATACCAAATTCAGACAAGAGAGTGAAAAACCTAATGATTTCACAAGTGGTAGAAACCATGGATCTATACTCAGTCTCTGCAGAAGACCTAGAAACAGTGGTCTGCTTCTTTGTCTTCCATGAAACCAAAGAATCTCAAAGGAAAACACAATAAACACTTGTAGATCTTCTACTGTCAAGATAAGAAGCCTAATCAGAATCAACAAAGGCTTTGAGGGATTGTATTTGCAACAGGAAAGAAAAGACTATGGCCTGGAGTGGCTTTAATGTATTGTAAAATTTTGTAGGCTGCTTGTAAATGAGGCTGCCTAAGCTGAGCCATGTATTGGCTAAGCCTATTGACAGAGTAACATAAGTTTGGCTGAGTTAGTGTGAGGTAAAGAAGTCGACCTACACGTCTTCTGTAAATTGTAGGGTCAGGCAGTAAGTCTCTCACATCCTTACTCAACTTAATGTTTTGTTCTATGGGAAAAGCAACTGATTTATAAGCAAGTAAACCAGCATCTTGAAGAATCtccaaagaatattttctttgacacaGAGAAATACTAGCAGGAGACCGAGCCACTTCCAAACTAAGGAAATATTTGAGTTTACTCAAGCTCTTAAGCTTAAACTTCTCATCTAGCAAGGACTTTAAAAACTCAACAGATTTCATATCATTATTAGCAATAagaatatcatctacatagatAAGAAGGGTAATGAAAGGGGAACCCTCAATCTTAGTAAAAAGAGAATAATCAGATTTGGATTGCTGAAAACCCATATTGAGTATAGAAGTTGAAAACTTGGAGAACCACTGCCGTgaggcttgtttcaagccatagaGTGATTTATTCAATTTGCAAATTTGAGCCCCCCCTTTTATATGGAAACCAGGAGGTAAGACCATGTATACTTCTTTAGATAAATCTCCATACAGAAAAGCATTATTCACATCAAGTTGTGTAAGATGCCAACCTTTCACGGTAACAATGGCCAAAAGAGTTCTAATAGTAGCCATTTTAGCAACAGGTGAAAACATTTCAAAATAATCCAACCCTTCAGTTTGAGTATAACCCTTGGTAATTAACCTTGCTTTATATCTTTCAATTGAACTATCAGCACGATACTTAATTTTATacacccatttgcaaccaatagGCTTCTTACCAGGAGGTAAAGAAGTAATAGTCCATGTATTATTAATTTCCAAAACTGTAATATCAACTGACATTGCATCTCTTCAATGAGAGTGTTTGACAGCTTGATGATAGAACTCAGGTTCAGTATCGACAGAAATGGACATGGCAAAGGATTTGTGTGAAGGAGAAAGATTAgcataagataaaaaattaaaaatatcatatttgggAGATGAAggcaaaaatgaagaagaaccTGATGAATTAGAAATTATTGAAGGATCTTATGTAAAGTGTAGAAGAAGAATTGCAATGAAAATTCTGCAAGTAACCAGG from Juglans microcarpa x Juglans regia isolate MS1-56 chromosome 4S, Jm3101_v1.0, whole genome shotgun sequence carries:
- the LOC121262782 gene encoding protein FAR-RED IMPAIRED RESPONSE 1-like, giving the protein MNDGKNNDSLEEPKSGMLFSSKEELFAYYKQYGKQTGFGVMTQRSKKEVDGSAKYLTLGCARGGKAQNRTSNVSKPRPTTKTNCKAKSNVMLVDGSWRVTPVENTHNHALNSFKSKFFRCNRNVDDVVERQLDENDEIDIQMNKSFDEVVELKNIQFIENDCRNSIDKTRHLQLGKGGAKALCEYFERMQYKNDGFYVMMDLDDDSRLRNVFWADARSRVAYEYFGDVTFDTTYLTNSYNMPLALILGVNHHG
- the LOC121262142 gene encoding protein FAR1-RELATED SEQUENCE 5-like, with translation MRKLPEELGSHAQYSHELKSALQQCVYDYQTCEDFEKSWDVLLSTYNLHDHAWLQSLYSERTYWAPVYLKDVFWAGMSITQQSESMNAFLENLVDSGSTLKEFADKFDNALRKKVENENVADFNSFKYTIPCISHLYVEKKLQQLYTNSKFKEVQQEIMRMIYCNSHLYKTEGAISTYQVSDQVHDDFIKPVTFSVYFNEDECEAKCICGLFEMRGILCRHILTVFSAKNVQS